A section of the Phycisphaerae bacterium genome encodes:
- a CDS encoding MBL fold metallo-hydrolase: MTSINEISPGIHRISILYPEINLQFNHFLVVDEEPLLYHTGMRRMFPEVLEAVRHVIDPATLRWIGFGHFEVDECGSLNEWLKVAPQAQAVSGVVGSLVNLNDYADRPPRVLTPDDTLVTGAFRFRHQPTPHLPHGWDAGVLFEETQRVLFCGDLFTHNGDVEPLTDSDVLGRTRESLAAFQAGPLMDYMPYTPNTRPLLEGLAALRPKTLAIMHGSSYRGDCAGALLDLDGVMKEMLGSPTHR, encoded by the coding sequence ATGACATCGATCAACGAGATATCACCCGGCATCCATCGGATCAGCATCCTCTACCCCGAGATCAACCTGCAATTCAATCACTTCCTGGTGGTTGATGAGGAGCCACTGCTCTACCACACCGGTATGCGGCGCATGTTTCCGGAGGTGCTGGAAGCGGTGCGACATGTGATCGACCCCGCCACGCTCCGCTGGATCGGGTTCGGCCACTTCGAAGTGGACGAATGCGGTTCGCTCAATGAGTGGCTTAAGGTTGCACCGCAGGCACAGGCTGTTTCGGGTGTGGTCGGATCACTGGTGAATCTCAACGACTACGCCGACCGTCCGCCTCGAGTGCTAACGCCGGACGACACGCTGGTCACCGGCGCTTTCCGCTTCAGACACCAGCCAACGCCGCACCTGCCGCACGGATGGGACGCAGGCGTGCTTTTCGAGGAGACGCAGCGCGTGTTGTTCTGTGGCGATCTGTTCACGCACAACGGCGACGTAGAACCTCTGACCGATTCGGATGTTCTCGGGCGAACGCGCGAGTCGCTCGCCGCATTTCAGGCCGGGCCGCTGATGGACTACATGCCCTATACACCGAACACGCGCCCCCTGCTGGAGGGACTGGCCGCGCTTCGCCCCAAAACGCTGGCGATCATGCACGGCAGCTCGTACCGAGGTGACTGCGCGGGGGCCCTTCTCGACTTGGACGGCGTGATGAAGGAGATGCTCGGATCGCCGACGCACCGATGA
- a CDS encoding peptidase E — protein sequence MAKRQIVAMGGGGFLMAAGDCPLDDYTLSLARKRRPRICFLPTAGGDNRDNIVRFHEAFPAKRAEASHLRLFGVPRNDIREFLLSQDVIYVGGGNTANMLAVWRAHGVDRVLGEAWRRGIVLTGVSAGMLCWFESGVTDSFGRPLSAIRDGLGFLRGSACPHYDGEKDRRPTYHQLLRDGLAAGVAADDWAAIHYIGVRIHACIGSRLGARCYRLDVYRGAVREVAFKTRYIGA from the coding sequence ATGGCGAAAAGGCAGATTGTCGCAATGGGAGGGGGCGGATTCCTCATGGCTGCCGGGGACTGCCCGTTGGACGATTACACATTGTCACTCGCGCGAAAGCGCCGGCCGCGCATCTGCTTTCTGCCGACTGCCGGAGGTGACAATCGCGATAACATAGTGAGATTTCACGAAGCGTTTCCGGCGAAGCGCGCGGAGGCGTCGCATCTTCGGCTTTTCGGCGTGCCGCGAAACGATATCCGCGAGTTTCTGCTGTCGCAGGACGTGATCTACGTGGGTGGAGGCAACACGGCGAACATGCTGGCCGTTTGGCGCGCCCATGGAGTTGATCGTGTGTTGGGCGAGGCGTGGCGACGCGGAATCGTGCTCACCGGAGTGAGCGCGGGGATGTTGTGCTGGTTTGAGAGCGGGGTGACCGACTCGTTCGGGCGACCGCTTTCGGCGATCCGCGACGGACTCGGATTCCTTCGCGGTAGCGCGTGTCCGCACTACGATGGCGAGAAGGACCGTCGGCCGACTTATCACCAGCTGTTGCGGGACGGACTGGCAGCGGGGGTCGCCGCGGATGACTGGGCGGCCATTCACTACATCGGCGTGAGAATTCACGCGTGTATCGGCTCCAGGCTCGGCGCAAGATGTTATCGGCTTGACGTATACCGGGGCGCGGTCCGCGAAGTCGCGTTCAAGACTCGTTACATCGGAGCATAA
- a CDS encoding helix-turn-helix transcriptional regulator, giving the protein MVNLRVIDDPASASVALDPMRSRLLAELRKPASAATLATRIGLARQKVNYHLRTLEQHGLIRVVSKKRWGGLTERHLVATASSYVVSPAALGPVAADPAQEVDGKGMDRLSASYLVALAARVIREIGHLFRKSEELNKRLATLSIDTEVRFRSAVDRAAFSRELTDAVAELVSRYHDESAPGGRRHRLMIGAYPKPEESKAEE; this is encoded by the coding sequence ATGGTGAACCTGCGAGTCATCGACGATCCGGCGTCTGCCAGCGTGGCCTTAGATCCGATGCGCAGTCGACTTCTCGCGGAACTGCGCAAGCCGGCATCCGCAGCGACGCTCGCCACCCGAATCGGGCTCGCACGACAGAAGGTGAACTATCATCTTCGAACTCTGGAACAACACGGATTGATTCGGGTGGTCAGTAAGAAGCGCTGGGGCGGACTGACAGAGCGACACCTTGTGGCGACAGCCTCATCGTATGTCGTTTCGCCGGCCGCGCTCGGGCCTGTCGCGGCGGATCCGGCACAGGAAGTGGATGGAAAGGGAATGGATCGACTATCCGCGAGCTATCTCGTGGCACTGGCGGCCCGAGTGATTCGCGAGATCGGACATTTGTTTCGCAAGTCCGAAGAGCTCAACAAGCGCCTTGCGACGCTCTCCATCGACACCGAGGTGAGATTCCGGTCCGCCGTAGACCGCGCCGCCTTCAGCCGTGAACTGACCGACGCGGTCGCCGAGTTGGTCTCGCGCTATCACGACGAATCCGCACCGGGCGGGCGTCGACATCGCCTCATGATCGGGGCGTATCCGAAACCCGAAGAATCCAAAGCAGAGGAATGA
- a CDS encoding SRPBCC domain-containing protein, whose translation MSVKKEQSGRRSVQVEFEVPGTPEEVWKAIATGPGISSWFVPTRSEERAGGEVVCTFGPGMDSSATITAWEAPRRFTTEGDMGMPGSPRVATEWSVEARAGGKCLVRVVHSLFADTDDWDNQLDGLEQGWPTYFRILRMYLERFKGMPCSAMQFVGISRDSEAEVWTKAGGELGLLDLAEGQKWSTPGGIPKMAGVVDSLGKGMHKHTVLLRLDAPAPGSAYIGAFSCGGMVMLCISVYLYGDKAKAAVGHDEPAWQTWMSERFPVPQMQ comes from the coding sequence ATGAGCGTGAAGAAAGAGCAGTCCGGGCGCCGATCGGTGCAGGTTGAATTCGAAGTCCCGGGGACACCCGAGGAAGTCTGGAAGGCGATTGCCACCGGGCCCGGCATCTCGTCGTGGTTCGTTCCCACGCGCAGCGAGGAGCGCGCTGGAGGTGAAGTGGTGTGCACTTTCGGACCGGGCATGGACTCGTCGGCGACAATAACCGCTTGGGAGGCTCCCAGGCGTTTCACGACAGAAGGCGATATGGGAATGCCCGGCTCTCCCAGGGTGGCCACGGAGTGGTCAGTCGAAGCGCGCGCGGGCGGGAAGTGTCTGGTTCGCGTGGTGCACAGTCTGTTCGCCGACACTGACGACTGGGACAATCAGCTTGATGGTTTGGAGCAGGGCTGGCCGACCTACTTCCGCATCCTGCGAATGTATCTGGAGCGATTCAAGGGCATGCCCTGTTCGGCGATGCAGTTTGTGGGCATCTCCCGCGATTCCGAGGCGGAGGTCTGGACGAAGGCGGGCGGGGAACTGGGGCTTCTCGATCTTGCCGAAGGACAGAAGTGGAGCACGCCGGGCGGAATTCCAAAGATGGCCGGTGTGGTGGACTCGCTGGGGAAGGGTATGCACAAGCACACCGTGCTGCTTCGCCTCGACGCGCCCGCGCCCGGGTCCGCATACATCGGCGCGTTCTCCTGCGGCGGCATGGTGATGTTGTGCATAAGCGTGTATCTGTATGGTGACAAGGCCAAGGCAGCCGTTGGGCATGACGAACCGGCCTGGCAGACGTGGATGAGCGAGCGTTTCCCGGTGCCGCAGATGCAATAA